The stretch of DNA CGCGGTCATCCACGGCAGATTGCCCTCCGTGTCACGCAGCGCGTCAACGTGCGCCGCACCTTCATCAGTGAGTGAATAGACGCGTTTGCCGTCCAGTTGCTCGCTGCGGACGAGACCTCGATCTTCGAACTCCTGGAGAGTCGGGTAGACAGAGCCGGGACTTGGCCTCCAGGCTCCCCCGCTCAGCTCCTCGACGTGCTGCATGACCTGATAGCCGTGCATGGGCCCATCGGACAGCGCCGAGAGAACCGCCGCCTTTATCATGCCGCGCCGAGCACGTCCGAGATGTCCGAACCCATGCCCATGGAGGCGGCTGTCGCCGCCGCCAGCACGATCTCCTTCGAAGCCACGCCCTGCGTCGTGGTGGCGCATGCTCATCACCGCATCACACAAACCGTGCCGTCGTTCGCGCCAGGCCAGGGCTCCTTCGTCCGCGCCCTCTGCAAGACATGGCGCCGGTGGAGCCATGCGCCAGGCTCCATGCCGACCGAAAACCGCGTGACGAATGTTCATCGAGCGCCTCCTTGTGCGCATGCTGAGCGGGGCCACTCACACGTTCACCCGCCCTATATCGCGATATATCGTAATACGTTGCTTTTGTCTGCGCAATCCCCACGTTGCCTCACCACCCTCACGCCAAGAGAGCGCAGCACCAGGCTCAGCACGACTGCCCGCTCGTTGCTGGCAGCGCCCCCTCACGAGTACACTCAGACCTCAACACCAGCCCGCGGGGGAGGCCACATGCGAGTGCTCGTCGTAGGCGGTGGCGGTAGGGAGCACGCGCTCGTTCGTGCGTTCGCGCGCTCTCCGCTCGCCACCGAAGTGTTCTGCGCTCCCGGCAACGCCGGCACCGGTGACGATGCCACCAATGTCAACATCGGCGCCGAGGACCTGCCGGGCCTCCTTGCCTTCGCCACAGACAATCGCGTGGACCTCACCGTCGTTGGGCCAGAAGCACCACTGGTCGCCGGCATCACTAATCTGTTCCGAGAACACGGCCTGAACGTCTTCGGGCCTACACGCGAGGCGGCCGAACTCGAGGGCAGCAAGGCCTTTGCCAAGGAGATCATGCGAGCGGGAGGAGTTCCCACAGCGCACTTCAGCCGGCACACGTCACACGCCTCCGCACGTGCCGCTATCGCGCGTCAGGACTCATGGCCGGTAGTCGTTAAGGCCGACGGGCTGGCCGCGGGCAAGGGTGTCCTCATTTGCCATGATCGGGCAGAAGCGGAGGCGGCAATCGAGAGCTGCTTCGTGGAACGCGCGTTTGGCGCCGCAGGCGACGTCGTGATCATCGAGGATTTCCTCGCCGGCACCGAGGTTTCCCTGCTCATACTCTGCGACGGCACAACGGCTCTGCCGCTCGCGCCGGCTCAGGACTACAAGCGTATCTTCGTCGGCGACCAAGGCCCGAACACCGGAGGGATGGGCAGCTACTGCCCGGTACCCGGTTTCGAAGCGCGGGCCGTCGACGTCGCCATGGAACGGATCGTCGAACCGGTGATCGCCGCCCTCCACAAGCGCGACATACAGTACCGCGGTGTACTGTACGCGGGTCTCATCGTCAGCACCGAAGGACCCCAGGTTCTCGAGTTCAACTGCCGCTTCGGCGATCCTGAGACGCAGGCTGTTCTGCCGCGTCTGCAGAGCGACCTCCTCGAGCTCTGCGCTGCCACGGCGTCGGGCGACCTCGCCGGACTCGCTACGCAGTGGCACCAGAAGGACTGCGTGACGGTAGTCATGGCCTCCGCCGGGTACCCAGCCACCAGCCACAAGGGCGATGTCGTCAGCGGCCTAGACGGAGCGAGTGAGCTCCCCGACGTACACGTGTATCACGCTGGAACAGAGAGACGTGGCGGAGAAGTCGTAACCGCAGGCGGACGCGTCCTCGCTGTGAGCGCGCTTGGAGAAGACTTCTCGCAAGCAAGAGACCGGGCCTATGAGGCCTTGGGCCATATCCGCTTCGACGGCCAGCAAGCGAGACCAGACATCGCCGATCGCGCCGTCAGAGCGCAGCGCGGCGAGATCAGCCTGTTTCCACCCAGCCGAGATGGGTGAAGCGAAGGGAGCCAATGGTGGAACAAACCCAGTCCGCGGTTGAACAGCTCTTGCACGGCATCAACCTCGAGCCCGTCCTGGTCGGCGTCATCATGGGCAGCGAGAGCGACCGCGAGGTGATGAACGCAGCCTGTACCGAGCTCGATGAGCGCAAGATCAGCTACGAGGTTCACGTCATGTCGGCGCATCGCGACCCCGACAAAGTTGCCCAATATGCCAAGGCAGCGCAGTCGCGCGGGATCAAGGTGCTCATTGCTGGCGCCGGCAAGGCTGCCGCACTTCCGGGCGTCGTGGCCTCACACACCAACGTGCCCGTCATCGGCGTGCCTATCAAGACCAGCGATCTGGGAGGCCTCGACTCACTACTCAGCATCGTTCAGATGCCCTCCGGAGTACCCGTCGCTTGCGTGGCCATCAACGGCGCCCGCAATGCCGCCATTCTCGCCGCCAAGATCCTCGACGCGTAGGAGTCTTGCATGTCCAAGCACGCCTTCGCCTCACCGGATGCGGCGCCAGCCGTCGGCCCTTACTCCCCGGCACTCGCCGCCGGTAGCCTAGTCTTCATTTCGGGACAGATCTCCCTCGATCCCGGCGGTGCCGTCGTCGGCGCGACGGCAGCCGACCAGGCCCGTCGCGCACTGGAGAATCTGCGCGCCACGTTGATCGCAGCTGGGCTAGACCTCGATGCTGTCGCCAAGACGACAGTCTTTCTCAAGGACATGGGCGACTTCGCCGCAGTCAACGAGGTGTATGCCGAGTTCTTCTCACAGCCGTACCCCGCGCGTTCCGCGGTGGAGGTGGCACGACTGCCGAAAGACCTGCTCGTCGAAATCGAAGCAATCGCCGTTCGGTGAACCGCAAGACCCTGGAGAGAGGGGAGCAATGATCGAGCGCTACACCCTGCCCGAGATGGGCGCCATCTGGACCGAAGAAGCCAAGATGCAGGCCTGGCTCGAGGTCGAGATCGCTGCCGTCCGCGCCTGGAACCGTCTGGGCAAGATTCCCGATGAGGCTGTAGCGCAAATCGAAGCGAAGGCGGCCTTCGACGTGGCCCGCGTGGCAGAGATCGAGGCGATCACGAACCACGACGTCATCGCCTTCCTCACCAATGTCGCAGAGCACGTCGGCGACGCAAGCAAGTACGTGCACTACGGCATGACTTCCAGCGACATGCTCGATACGGGCCTCGCCCTCCAGATCAAGCGCGCCGGAGCACTCCTCGATGAGGATCTGGTAGCCCTAGGA from Thermoleophilia bacterium encodes:
- a CDS encoding PadR family transcriptional regulator, translating into MNIRHAVFGRHGAWRMAPPAPCLAEGADEGALAWRERRHGLCDAVMSMRHHDAGRGFEGDRAGGGDSRLHGHGFGHLGRARRGMIKAAVLSALSDGPMHGYQVMQHVEELSGGAWRPSPGSVYPTLQEFEDRGLVRSEQLDGKRVYSLTDEGAAHVDALRDTEGNLPWMTAQGPVEVRMKLRRAVGSLADATRQVGLSGSDEMVDTTLDILTDARRRIYALLAEAD
- a CDS encoding Rid family detoxifying hydrolase: MSKHAFASPDAAPAVGPYSPALAAGSLVFISGQISLDPGGAVVGATAADQARRALENLRATLIAAGLDLDAVAKTTVFLKDMGDFAAVNEVYAEFFSQPYPARSAVEVARLPKDLLVEIEAIAVR
- the purE gene encoding 5-(carboxyamino)imidazole ribonucleotide mutase yields the protein MEQTQSAVEQLLHGINLEPVLVGVIMGSESDREVMNAACTELDERKISYEVHVMSAHRDPDKVAQYAKAAQSRGIKVLIAGAGKAAALPGVVASHTNVPVIGVPIKTSDLGGLDSLLSIVQMPSGVPVACVAINGARNAAILAAKILDA
- the purD gene encoding phosphoribosylamine--glycine ligase, whose product is MRVLVVGGGGREHALVRAFARSPLATEVFCAPGNAGTGDDATNVNIGAEDLPGLLAFATDNRVDLTVVGPEAPLVAGITNLFREHGLNVFGPTREAAELEGSKAFAKEIMRAGGVPTAHFSRHTSHASARAAIARQDSWPVVVKADGLAAGKGVLICHDRAEAEAAIESCFVERAFGAAGDVVIIEDFLAGTEVSLLILCDGTTALPLAPAQDYKRIFVGDQGPNTGGMGSYCPVPGFEARAVDVAMERIVEPVIAALHKRDIQYRGVLYAGLIVSTEGPQVLEFNCRFGDPETQAVLPRLQSDLLELCAATASGDLAGLATQWHQKDCVTVVMASAGYPATSHKGDVVSGLDGASELPDVHVYHAGTERRGGEVVTAGGRVLAVSALGEDFSQARDRAYEALGHIRFDGQQARPDIADRAVRAQRGEISLFPPSRDG